A genomic stretch from Gardnerella leopoldii includes:
- the sepH gene encoding septation protein SepH encodes MLENPPKEASFDHIDADGNLIFICENTPLRIQVDDTLERAIAGSHKITSKNSDEQNSANAGANSMQSNATLPISQIQALIRAGVAPSHVAQRYNVSEAQVRRFSAGVETEKQYAIEQFLLVPAPKQSNMRTIADLIERTLAKAHIGMETVQWKATRRGLEPWRITATFKTASRTIKAEWTWNMHDNSVTCANPSSRLLLGEDVNAADTSKQSPYGGAYRDTVSINFPFNTEELPGNSIRSARIERAVSQWELRNSDKLADAQAQSSFENQDNDSDIQQVLEKGYSKRSTKTNTQFIKEDNSQQPSLIQPDTEFINRNETNSKIVNESNEAQKSLAAKVQNAEKADIVSTNLQKNAAESNQNSAKNNQEINANGQEKSSSEHNKRKAGRAAVPSWDEILFGES; translated from the coding sequence ATGCTTGAAAATCCGCCAAAAGAGGCGAGTTTCGACCATATTGACGCAGACGGTAATTTGATTTTCATTTGTGAAAACACGCCGTTACGTATTCAAGTGGACGACACGCTGGAACGCGCCATCGCTGGTTCACATAAAATTACGAGTAAAAACAGCGATGAACAGAACTCAGCAAACGCTGGCGCAAATTCTATGCAATCTAATGCAACATTGCCTATTTCGCAAATTCAGGCATTGATTCGCGCAGGAGTTGCACCTTCACATGTAGCACAAAGATACAACGTTAGTGAAGCACAAGTTAGGCGTTTTTCTGCAGGCGTTGAAACCGAAAAGCAGTATGCAATTGAGCAGTTCCTTCTAGTACCTGCTCCTAAACAAAGCAATATGCGCACTATTGCAGATTTAATTGAAAGAACGTTAGCTAAAGCACATATTGGCATGGAAACAGTGCAATGGAAAGCAACGCGCAGAGGATTAGAGCCATGGCGAATTACTGCTACTTTCAAAACTGCTAGTCGCACTATTAAAGCTGAGTGGACATGGAACATGCATGACAACTCTGTTACATGCGCGAACCCTTCGTCTAGATTATTGCTTGGTGAAGATGTTAATGCAGCGGATACTTCTAAACAGTCTCCATATGGTGGAGCTTATAGAGACACTGTAAGCATTAATTTCCCATTCAACACTGAAGAGCTTCCAGGAAATTCTATTCGTTCTGCCAGAATCGAACGAGCTGTTTCTCAATGGGAACTTAGAAACAGTGACAAACTTGCAGATGCACAAGCCCAATCTTCCTTCGAAAATCAGGACAATGATTCTGACATACAGCAAGTATTAGAAAAAGGCTATTCTAAGCGTTCTACTAAAACAAATACGCAATTTATTAAAGAAGATAATTCTCAGCAGCCTTCGCTAATACAACCGGATACTGAATTTATTAATAGAAACGAAACGAATAGCAAAATCGTCAATGAGTCTAATGAAGCGCAAAAATCATTGGCTGCAAAAGTTCAAAATGCTGAAAAAGCAGATATTGTTAGTACGAATTTGCAAAAAAATGCTGCTGAAAGTAATCAAAATTCTGCTAAAAATAATCAAGAAATTAATGCTAATGGTCAAGAAAAATCATCTTCTGAGCACAATAAACGTAAAGCTGGAAGAGCAGCAGTACCAAGCTGGGATGAAATATTATTTGGTGAAAGCTAA
- a CDS encoding DUF4193 domain-containing protein gives MAQDYDSPRSKDEDEESLEALSKGSQNSSSDIDDDENAIAEDYELPGADLSNEDASVTVIPMQGDEFICSECFLVKHRSQLAETNADGQPICKECAA, from the coding sequence ATGGCACAGGATTATGATTCTCCTCGTAGCAAAGATGAGGACGAAGAGTCGTTGGAAGCTTTGAGTAAAGGTTCTCAAAATTCAAGCAGCGATATTGACGATGATGAAAATGCTATTGCTGAAGACTACGAGTTGCCAGGTGCTGATTTAAGTAACGAAGATGCATCCGTAACTGTTATCCCTATGCAAGGCGATGAATTTATTTGTTCTGAATGCTTCTTAGTTAAGCATCGCAGCCAGTTAGCTGAAACTAATGCTGATGGTCAGCCTATTTGCAAGGAGTGCGCAGCTTAA
- the dut gene encoding dUTP diphosphatase, with protein sequence MAYDETYTGPEQVEVLIKYLDDETSTLQPLCYAHAGDAGADLRTTQDFTLRPFQRALVPTGVAIALPAGYVALVHPRSGLAAKQGVTVLNAPGTVDAGYRGEIKVPLINLDPENTVQFHKGDRIAQMVIQRYVEAQFIPASKLPESDRSDKGFGSTGVQ encoded by the coding sequence ATGGCATATGACGAGACCTATACTGGCCCCGAACAGGTTGAGGTATTAATTAAGTATCTCGATGATGAAACATCTACATTACAGCCGCTTTGCTACGCGCATGCAGGTGATGCAGGTGCCGATTTAAGAACTACCCAAGATTTTACCTTGCGTCCTTTCCAGAGAGCGCTTGTTCCTACTGGAGTTGCTATAGCTTTACCTGCAGGTTATGTTGCTTTAGTGCATCCTCGTTCTGGTTTAGCAGCAAAACAGGGTGTGACTGTGCTAAATGCACCTGGAACAGTTGATGCCGGGTATCGTGGTGAAATTAAGGTTCCTCTTATTAATTTAGATCCTGAGAACACAGTGCAATTCCATAAAGGTGATCGTATCGCTCAAATGGTTATACAACGTTATGTAGAAGCACAATTTATTCCCGCATCTAAATTACCTGAATCTGATCGCTCTGATAAAGGTTTTGGCTCCACTGGCGTACAATAA
- a CDS encoding RelA/SpoT family protein → MGELQEDVKGSNRLGCEISEDSRNPLLPILSMCQWHHPNEDMSILHRAYDRAVKQHTGQRRKSGEPYIIHPLAVAQILADLGMGPIVVASGLLHDTVEDTDYTLEECRAEFGDTVAGLVDGVTKISNMEYGESAQAETIRKMVVAMSRDVRVLVVKLADRLHNARTWRYVKPSSSHKKARETLDVYAPLANRLGMNAIKTELEELSFKVLYPKIYNEIVVLVARRAGQREVYLRQILEEINADLAEQHVKASVKGRPKDYFSIYQKMIVRGHDFANIYDLVGVRIIVDSIRDCYAALGAVHARWSPVPGRFKDYIATPKLNMYQSLHTTVVGPGGKPVEIQIRTWDMHRRAEFGIAAHWKYKANGQAGRALSKPDNDDLKRENNIDDKKELSEADNLKWIQQLADWTSETPDSDEFLGSLKQDLGASEVYVFTPKGSIVALPQDATPVDFAYSVHTEVGHRMMGARVNGRLVPLDTKLSNGDTVEVLTSKSDTAGPSRDWLSFVKSPRARNKIRQWFSKERRSEAIEEGKDELTRAMRKRNLPLTTLMTQQALIGVADELNLPTNVESLYAAIGEGQVSTQNVISRLVKDAGADEVAEEVEQEALPLRHVERSHKSNGALGVSVKGVGDVWVKLAKCCMPVPGDMIIGFITRNQGVSVHRTDCQNMLDLQKTQSERVIPVQWTSDKGLFLVKVQVEALDRQHLLSDVTRVLSDHGVNILSGTIATGDDRVATSQFTFEMADPQHLATLLAAIRKIEGVFDVYRITGAKDSAEPRLRKMERGDL, encoded by the coding sequence ATGGGTGAACTTCAAGAGGATGTAAAAGGATCCAATAGGCTCGGATGTGAAATCAGCGAAGATTCTCGAAATCCATTATTGCCAATATTGAGCATGTGCCAATGGCATCATCCTAATGAGGATATGAGCATTCTTCATAGAGCTTATGATCGTGCTGTAAAGCAGCATACAGGTCAAAGACGCAAATCTGGTGAGCCATACATTATTCATCCTCTTGCTGTAGCTCAAATTCTTGCAGATCTTGGAATGGGACCAATTGTTGTTGCTTCAGGATTATTACACGACACTGTAGAAGATACAGATTACACGCTAGAAGAATGTCGAGCTGAATTTGGCGATACTGTAGCAGGTCTTGTAGATGGTGTTACAAAAATATCCAACATGGAATATGGCGAAAGTGCTCAAGCAGAAACTATTCGTAAGATGGTTGTTGCAATGAGCCGCGATGTGCGAGTGCTTGTAGTAAAGCTTGCGGATCGTTTGCACAATGCTCGCACTTGGAGGTATGTTAAGCCATCAAGTTCACATAAAAAAGCAAGAGAAACTCTTGACGTATATGCGCCTCTTGCTAACCGTTTAGGTATGAATGCAATTAAAACTGAACTTGAAGAGCTGAGTTTTAAAGTACTGTATCCAAAAATTTATAATGAAATTGTTGTTTTAGTTGCTCGTAGAGCAGGTCAGCGCGAAGTTTATTTACGACAAATTCTTGAAGAAATTAATGCAGATCTTGCAGAACAACACGTTAAAGCATCAGTAAAAGGTCGACCAAAAGATTATTTCTCTATTTACCAAAAGATGATCGTTCGAGGTCATGATTTTGCTAATATTTACGATTTAGTTGGCGTGAGAATAATAGTCGATTCTATTCGTGACTGTTATGCAGCATTAGGTGCAGTGCATGCTCGATGGAGCCCTGTTCCAGGACGTTTTAAGGATTACATTGCAACTCCAAAGTTGAATATGTATCAAAGCTTGCATACTACAGTTGTAGGCCCTGGTGGAAAGCCAGTAGAGATTCAAATACGCACATGGGATATGCATAGGCGTGCTGAATTTGGTATCGCAGCGCATTGGAAGTACAAAGCTAATGGTCAGGCTGGTCGCGCTTTAAGTAAGCCTGATAATGATGATTTAAAACGCGAAAATAATATTGATGACAAAAAAGAGCTTAGCGAAGCAGATAATCTTAAGTGGATTCAACAGCTTGCTGATTGGACTAGTGAGACTCCAGATTCAGATGAATTCTTAGGTTCATTAAAGCAAGATCTTGGTGCTTCTGAAGTTTATGTTTTTACTCCAAAGGGGAGTATTGTTGCGCTTCCGCAGGATGCAACTCCTGTTGATTTTGCATATTCTGTGCATACTGAAGTTGGTCATCGCATGATGGGTGCTCGTGTAAATGGACGTTTAGTTCCTCTTGATACGAAGCTTTCAAACGGTGACACTGTAGAGGTACTTACTTCAAAGTCGGATACAGCTGGACCATCACGCGATTGGCTGAGTTTTGTAAAATCTCCTCGTGCTCGAAATAAAATACGTCAATGGTTTAGCAAGGAACGCCGCTCTGAGGCGATTGAAGAGGGCAAGGATGAGCTAACTCGCGCTATGCGTAAACGTAACTTGCCTTTAACTACTTTGATGACGCAGCAGGCATTAATTGGCGTTGCTGATGAATTGAATTTGCCTACTAATGTTGAGTCTTTATATGCGGCTATTGGCGAAGGCCAAGTTTCTACACAGAATGTTATTTCGCGTTTAGTAAAAGATGCGGGCGCTGATGAAGTTGCAGAAGAAGTAGAACAAGAAGCATTGCCTTTACGTCATGTTGAGCGCAGCCATAAGTCTAACGGCGCTTTGGGAGTATCAGTTAAGGGTGTTGGAGACGTTTGGGTAAAGCTTGCAAAATGTTGCATGCCAGTTCCAGGAGATATGATTATTGGTTTTATAACACGAAACCAAGGTGTGTCTGTGCATAGGACTGACTGCCAGAACATGCTCGATTTGCAAAAAACTCAATCAGAGCGCGTTATTCCTGTTCAATGGACTAGCGATAAAGGCTTGTTCTTGGTTAAGGTCCAAGTTGAAGCATTGGATCGACAACATCTTCTTTCGGATGTTACTCGCGTTCTTTCAGATCATGGAGTAAATATTCTTTCCGGAACTATTGCTACAGGCGATGACCGTGTTGCAACAAGTCAATTTACCTTTGAAATGGCAGATCCTCAGCACTTAGCAACTCTACTTGCTGCTATCCGTAAAATTGAAGGCGTTTTTGACGTTTACCGCATTACGGGAGCAAAAGATAGCGCAGAGCCGCGTTTGCGAAAAATGGAACGAGGAGATTTATAA
- a CDS encoding HU family DNA-binding protein, whose amino-acid sequence MAYNKSDLVSKIAQKSNLTKAQAEAAVNAFQDVFVEALQSGEGLKLTGLFSAERVKRAERTGRNPRTGETIKIPASYGVRISAGSLLKKAVTA is encoded by the coding sequence ATGGCATACAACAAGTCTGATCTCGTTTCTAAGATCGCACAGAAGTCCAACCTGACCAAGGCACAGGCCGAAGCCGCCGTCAACGCATTCCAGGATGTGTTCGTTGAGGCTTTACAGTCCGGTGAAGGTTTGAAGCTTACTGGTCTGTTCTCCGCAGAACGCGTAAAGCGTGCTGAGCGCACTGGCCGCAACCCGCGTACCGGTGAAACAATCAAGATTCCAGCTTCTTACGGTGTACGTATTTCTGCTGGCTCCTTGTTGAAGAAGGCTGTCACTGCCTGA
- a CDS encoding lysylphosphatidylglycerol synthase transmembrane domain-containing protein, with product MQSSINPNLVIEDTQPSLVRSWADLLYAISSVVIGVFTLLSSMCLSATADAMKIDARSATQIIGLSFNNLSFVLIQQGLTLIVVAEVIAHMVSDRRWIDTAISVITLFISYGSVWLLSIAIFSTHNIALIESLQMQSNNTWADLLPDMYAVLVAFLTVSGPRREYKHVMWGWNALFIVTAILLFSSWDSYSAVLVSCCLGRAIGTLIRFAKGTRSKGAWGDDIVLALKNIGIDNLTQLTRRTQQADHTGVLRSSLDDDLIENSRLYDATDIHGIRYVISVLDNQVHLPGYLNQLWQWVRLVDIPTRRDRSARHSVHHHLSMLLVLRNMHLPTANVYGVSDSDKSSIMVFHASNALLPCNLNTLTIDDAAKLMRYVDAANTRGITHRRITPETIARLEDGTPVIAGWQNGDVASDDTNIALDKVQLLTLIASCTDIDTALKAAINTWGVEKLSALLPFMQKAAIPASTRSLPSWNKKVFQNLCNKLSETVALSTDEEDYDTVRLARFNIRFFVSLVLSIVAVAVIATQWHPQEIFAALRHADNVMVFMCFACSMFAWIGSAITLGSFMDDQKPSAHVLFASQAASGFTAVSMPAGVGPAFVNMQLLKKNGYTPAQATAITSAVWLIQALMTTLVLLSIGVFTGKNVLSGMIPTHMLITFIGIITLIVCVLMVIPSARKTIRKHYLPILSDYGRQIKELISHPMQLIAGSFGAIVLVSCIGLGYWISLLAFGYYANPWETILLFLLANAAGSAVPTPGGLGAVEASLTFAFTSVGVPPTVALSATLLYRLMFYWLRIPLGAFAMKWLSNNELI from the coding sequence ATGCAATCTAGCATAAATCCAAATCTTGTTATTGAAGATACTCAGCCTAGCTTAGTACGTAGTTGGGCTGATTTGTTGTATGCAATATCATCAGTTGTAATTGGCGTTTTTACTTTGTTGTCGTCAATGTGTTTGTCAGCAACGGCTGATGCTATGAAGATTGATGCACGAAGTGCTACTCAAATTATAGGGTTATCTTTTAATAATCTTTCATTTGTTCTGATACAGCAAGGTCTTACTCTCATTGTTGTTGCAGAAGTTATTGCACACATGGTTTCTGACAGGCGTTGGATTGATACCGCTATTTCTGTTATTACACTGTTTATAAGTTATGGTTCAGTATGGCTGTTATCTATTGCGATATTTTCTACACACAATATAGCTTTGATTGAATCTTTACAAATGCAGTCCAATAACACTTGGGCTGATTTGCTTCCAGACATGTATGCTGTTCTAGTTGCTTTTCTTACAGTTAGTGGTCCTAGACGCGAATATAAGCATGTAATGTGGGGCTGGAATGCTTTATTCATTGTTACAGCAATACTTCTATTTTCATCTTGGGACTCCTACTCCGCTGTTCTTGTATCATGCTGCTTAGGAAGAGCAATTGGTACGCTTATTCGTTTCGCAAAAGGCACACGCAGTAAGGGTGCTTGGGGTGACGATATTGTTCTTGCTTTAAAAAATATTGGCATAGATAATCTTACTCAATTAACTCGTAGAACTCAGCAAGCTGATCATACTGGAGTTCTTCGTTCAAGTCTTGATGACGATTTAATTGAAAATTCAAGATTGTATGATGCAACAGACATTCACGGCATACGTTATGTAATTTCAGTATTAGATAATCAAGTTCATTTACCAGGTTATTTAAATCAATTATGGCAGTGGGTGCGTTTAGTAGATATACCGACTCGTAGAGATCGTTCTGCTAGGCATTCTGTTCATCACCATCTTTCTATGCTTCTTGTTTTACGAAATATGCATTTACCAACAGCGAATGTTTATGGAGTAAGCGACAGTGATAAATCTTCAATAATGGTTTTTCATGCTTCTAACGCTCTGCTGCCTTGTAATTTGAACACTTTAACTATTGATGATGCAGCAAAATTAATGCGTTATGTCGATGCGGCTAATACTCGCGGTATTACGCATAGACGCATCACTCCTGAAACTATTGCTAGGCTTGAAGATGGAACCCCAGTTATTGCAGGTTGGCAAAATGGCGATGTTGCCAGCGATGATACAAATATTGCACTTGATAAAGTTCAGCTTTTAACGCTTATTGCATCTTGCACAGATATTGACACTGCTCTTAAAGCTGCTATTAACACATGGGGTGTAGAAAAGTTATCTGCGCTATTGCCTTTTATGCAAAAAGCCGCTATTCCTGCTTCTACGAGATCTTTGCCATCTTGGAATAAAAAAGTTTTCCAAAATCTTTGCAATAAGCTAAGTGAAACAGTTGCTTTAAGCACAGATGAAGAAGATTATGATACTGTGCGTTTAGCTCGTTTCAATATACGTTTCTTTGTTAGCTTAGTTCTTTCAATTGTTGCTGTTGCTGTTATCGCTACACAGTGGCATCCTCAGGAAATATTTGCTGCCTTGCGTCACGCAGATAATGTAATGGTATTTATGTGCTTTGCTTGCAGCATGTTTGCTTGGATTGGATCTGCAATTACTCTCGGCTCATTCATGGATGATCAAAAACCTTCTGCACATGTTTTGTTTGCATCTCAAGCAGCTTCTGGTTTCACAGCAGTTTCTATGCCTGCTGGTGTTGGTCCTGCATTTGTAAATATGCAATTATTAAAGAAAAACGGGTACACTCCGGCTCAAGCTACAGCAATTACTAGTGCAGTATGGCTTATTCAAGCATTAATGACAACTTTAGTATTACTTTCTATAGGCGTTTTCACCGGTAAAAATGTGCTTTCTGGAATGATTCCTACTCATATGCTCATTACTTTCATTGGAATAATCACTCTTATAGTTTGTGTTTTAATGGTTATCCCGTCCGCTCGTAAAACAATTCGCAAACATTATTTGCCAATATTATCTGATTACGGTCGTCAAATTAAGGAACTTATTTCACATCCTATGCAACTTATTGCGGGCTCTTTCGGTGCTATTGTGCTTGTTTCATGCATTGGATTGGGTTATTGGATTTCTTTACTTGCATTTGGATATTACGCAAATCCTTGGGAAACAATCTTACTATTCTTACTTGCTAACGCTGCTGGATCGGCAGTGCCTACACCAGGCGGCTTGGGTGCTGTCGAAGCTTCTCTTACTTTCGCTTTTACATCTGTAGGTGTTCCTCCAACAGTTGCTTTGTCTGCCACCCTTCTGTATAGACTTATGTTCTACTGGTTAAGAATTCCGTTAGGCGCGTTTGCAATGAAGTGGCTTAGCAATAATGAGCTTATATAA
- the purB gene encoding adenylosuccinate lyase has protein sequence MKLTDISPAIALTPLDGRYHNQTSALVEYLSEPALNRERMRVEVEWMILLANGYEANQFQPIVKGVNPLTDEECSYLRSIPENFDAEGIARHAAHEAITHHDVKAVEYYIDDALDEAENKLGHATELSNLKTLVHFSCTSEDINNLSIARCVKQAVLNVYRPNLEAIVDYLVKNANEYRDLSMLSLTHGQPATPTTLGKELAVFAYRLRRQLRHLDNQEYLGKLNGATGTFGAHLAAFPEVDWISVSQEFVENRMGLQWNPLTTQIESHDWQAELYSTVSHINHILHNLAVDVWMYISRGIFVQVPVKGATGSSTMPHKVNPIRFENAEANLEISCSLFDTLCATLTESRWQRDLTDSTTQRNVGSAFGYALLALNNLLGGLKSIHPNKEFMAKELDENWEVLGEPIQTAMRAEEIAGVPGMEQPYEQVKELMRGHHISQSDVEEFIKSRSFDANTAARLQAMTPESYTGFASRLVDFID, from the coding sequence ATGAAGCTTACCGATATTTCTCCTGCAATAGCTCTGACTCCTCTCGATGGACGTTATCATAATCAAACATCCGCACTCGTTGAATATTTAAGCGAACCTGCGTTAAATCGCGAGCGCATGCGTGTAGAAGTTGAGTGGATGATTCTTCTCGCAAATGGTTATGAAGCTAATCAATTCCAGCCAATTGTTAAGGGTGTTAATCCTTTAACTGATGAAGAATGCTCATATTTGCGTTCTATTCCTGAAAATTTTGATGCTGAAGGAATTGCTCGTCATGCTGCGCATGAGGCTATTACTCATCACGATGTTAAAGCTGTTGAATACTACATTGACGATGCGTTAGACGAAGCAGAGAATAAGCTTGGTCATGCTACTGAGCTTTCAAATTTAAAAACTTTAGTGCATTTTTCATGCACAAGTGAAGATATTAATAATCTTTCTATTGCGCGTTGCGTAAAGCAAGCTGTTTTAAACGTTTATCGTCCGAATTTAGAAGCGATAGTTGATTATTTAGTTAAGAATGCTAACGAATATAGAGATTTATCTATGCTTTCGTTAACTCATGGCCAGCCTGCTACTCCAACTACTTTGGGTAAGGAATTGGCAGTGTTTGCATATCGTTTGCGTCGTCAACTTCGTCATCTTGATAATCAAGAGTATTTAGGAAAGTTGAATGGTGCTACAGGAACTTTTGGAGCTCATTTAGCTGCTTTCCCAGAAGTTGATTGGATTAGCGTATCTCAAGAGTTTGTTGAAAATAGAATGGGTCTTCAATGGAATCCATTAACAACTCAAATTGAAAGCCACGATTGGCAAGCTGAACTTTATAGCACTGTAAGTCACATAAACCATATTTTGCATAATCTTGCAGTTGATGTATGGATGTATATTTCTAGGGGTATTTTTGTGCAAGTTCCTGTAAAGGGAGCTACAGGATCTTCTACTATGCCTCATAAGGTTAACCCTATTCGTTTTGAGAACGCTGAAGCTAATCTTGAGATTTCTTGCTCACTGTTTGACACATTATGTGCAACTCTTACTGAAAGCCGCTGGCAGCGTGATCTTACAGACTCTACTACTCAAAGGAATGTTGGCTCAGCTTTCGGTTATGCTCTTCTTGCTTTGAATAATCTTTTAGGCGGTTTGAAGTCTATTCATCCTAATAAAGAATTTATGGCAAAAGAATTAGACGAAAATTGGGAAGTTCTTGGAGAGCCAATTCAAACAGCAATGCGTGCTGAAGAAATTGCTGGCGTACCTGGTATGGAACAACCATATGAGCAAGTAAAAGAATTAATGCGCGGTCACCATATTTCACAAAGTGACGTAGAAGAATTCATTAAATCTCGTAGCTTTGATGCCAATACTGCAGCTCGTTTGCAAGCAATGACACCAGAATCTTACACTGGATTTGCTTCACGATTGGTGGACTTTATTGATTAA
- a CDS encoding esterase/lipase family protein, which produces MSWKVKSSVVGGMTISVADREAYISFSRKLNNIAKELLTLKNLWLNAAMVIAGQNYGIQKESGAYIHDSSQSFLTESICHEYAHKCYLMSQNLENLAFLIVRANNLYEDAEFRAKDELDNKISFLALANPIFALHVLLSASLAVKQDDKNHSGFQYLAKWSYATKSMQQGIIRGLSQHLILNPITSLPIFIAGNAKGPINKKERETSLNFLSNAQKYLSQAIPFISSALSFVSAPINDRKQGNNLLLTKVNETWRKPGSVLARPGRNLLETLENLTELGSGNLGVRPPLVNPDAATIAIQRFKRSDGSSSWLVIIPGTDGKAHSPFGWAQNAEVMSHSSLMRKQADSTRMVVEAMKRSGIKPNEPVALVGHSQGGIVAASIASDYSKQYNIQHVVTAGSPIANHPIPKKTWVTSIEMDDEIVPSLDGKENPRRNNWVTIHGHAIHVKESKRSLPPGVTRFSGKQYSIKKFDNDGIFVNDVPEEGTLTHDLHYHTAAYEDALQLGSKSVREQDRHFQNTINGKLQSTTLWQGIMKK; this is translated from the coding sequence ATGTCTTGGAAAGTTAAGTCCTCTGTTGTAGGTGGAATGACGATTAGCGTTGCTGATAGAGAAGCGTATATTAGTTTTTCCAGAAAACTCAACAATATTGCTAAAGAATTGCTTACGCTAAAAAATTTATGGCTTAATGCAGCGATGGTTATTGCCGGTCAAAATTATGGTATACAAAAAGAATCAGGAGCATATATTCATGATTCTTCGCAATCATTTTTAACTGAAAGCATATGTCATGAGTATGCTCATAAATGTTATTTAATGTCTCAAAATTTAGAAAATCTTGCTTTTCTTATTGTAAGAGCAAATAATTTATATGAAGATGCAGAATTTCGTGCAAAAGACGAGTTAGACAATAAAATTTCTTTCTTGGCTCTTGCAAACCCTATTTTTGCTTTACACGTTTTATTGTCCGCAAGTCTTGCTGTCAAACAAGATGATAAAAATCATTCAGGTTTCCAATATCTTGCTAAATGGTCCTACGCAACTAAGAGTATGCAACAAGGAATTATTCGAGGTTTATCGCAGCACCTTATTTTAAATCCTATTACAAGTTTGCCAATATTTATTGCCGGAAATGCGAAAGGCCCCATAAATAAAAAAGAGCGTGAAACCTCACTAAACTTTTTATCCAATGCTCAAAAATATTTATCACAAGCTATTCCATTTATTTCTAGTGCTCTTAGCTTCGTAAGCGCGCCTATTAATGATCGAAAGCAAGGTAATAATTTACTTCTCACTAAAGTAAATGAGACGTGGAGAAAACCTGGATCTGTTCTTGCTAGACCTGGACGTAATCTGCTTGAAACTTTAGAAAATTTAACGGAACTTGGAAGCGGAAATTTGGGCGTTAGGCCACCACTTGTTAATCCAGATGCTGCTACTATTGCAATTCAACGTTTTAAGCGCAGCGATGGCAGTTCGTCATGGTTAGTAATAATTCCAGGAACTGACGGTAAAGCACACTCTCCTTTTGGTTGGGCACAAAACGCAGAAGTAATGAGTCATAGTTCTTTAATGAGAAAACAAGCTGATAGCACTCGAATGGTTGTAGAAGCTATGAAACGTTCTGGAATTAAACCTAACGAGCCTGTTGCTTTAGTAGGCCATTCTCAGGGAGGCATTGTTGCAGCAAGCATTGCAAGCGATTACTCTAAACAGTACAACATACAGCATGTTGTTACTGCTGGATCTCCTATTGCAAATCATCCAATTCCCAAGAAGACTTGGGTTACTAGTATTGAGATGGACGATGAGATTGTACCTTCTTTAGATGGCAAGGAGAATCCTCGTAGAAATAATTGGGTGACTATTCATGGGCATGCAATTCATGTTAAAGAATCTAAGCGTTCTTTACCTCCTGGAGTCACGCGTTTTTCTGGCAAACAATATTCGATTAAAAAATTCGATAATGACGGAATATTCGTTAATGATGTTCCAGAAGAAGGAACTTTAACTCATGATTTGCATTACCATACTGCAGCTTATGAAGATGCTCTTCAACTCGGATCTAAAAGTGTGCGCGAGCAAGATCGACATTTTCAGAATACTATTAATGGCAAATTGCAAAGTACTACATTGTGGCAAGGAATAATGAAAAAATAA
- a CDS encoding DUF6466 family protein produces MKHMSSRTIIRIVTFLFLIIAILIAYFAIVNWRAQYAYNAATDSLISNIKSSKSIDSDKNVLLTQQQQTDAQFDDAKSQEMMLLPQLRSSIDKNAELSRKLTEKLKQNQNNTNKQQKPKKHNNHFKNDNSDNPSKDKKQSDSSKPQLDNTQRNKVENLLKQNDHVDSKYSQDQEDQQGLEKTEKRTKTDESSNKPW; encoded by the coding sequence ATGAAGCACATGTCTAGTCGCACAATTATTCGCATTGTTACATTCTTGTTCTTGATTATTGCGATATTAATAGCGTATTTTGCTATCGTAAATTGGAGAGCACAATACGCATATAATGCTGCTACTGATAGCCTTATTTCTAACATAAAATCTTCCAAGAGTATCGATAGCGACAAGAATGTGCTTTTAACTCAGCAACAGCAAACTGATGCTCAATTTGATGATGCTAAATCTCAAGAAATGATGCTGCTTCCTCAACTTCGAAGTAGTATTGACAAAAATGCTGAATTATCACGAAAGTTAACAGAAAAATTAAAGCAGAATCAAAACAATACTAATAAGCAACAGAAACCGAAAAAGCATAACAATCATTTTAAAAACGATAATTCTGACAATCCTTCTAAAGATAAAAAGCAGTCAGATTCGTCTAAGCCTCAGTTGGACAATACTCAGCGCAATAAAGTTGAAAACTTGCTAAAACAGAACGATCATGTGGATTCTAAATATTCACAGGATCAAGAAGACCAGCAAGGTTTAGAAAAGACAGAAAAACGTACTAAAACTGATGAAAGCAGCAATAAGCCTTGGTAA